In Kaistella faecalis, a genomic segment contains:
- a CDS encoding tetratricopeptide repeat protein yields MNLTKKVALGVAVGFFSNFAFAQTLQEGVANADSHKYAKAKTVFTEMIAKSPTAENYFYLGNSYLTQFEPNFDMAQENFNKGLAADKKSNLNKIGLASVKLGKGDKSALTEIQNIVKDAKDKDAEVLYRAAEALTIFGGASQADLAIDYLNRAVEKSQKAGTPAYYYYTLGDAYRLKLTNSPQVAGSAMTAYDKALPVAKNKASVYTRIGTLWMQAQQWQKAKESIDRAIAADATYAPAYKAKAAYDIRYQQNALATQDLMNYAKYADEDPDTQLEISKLFFTNEDYANSKLYLDKVFDKVNDPIKYKLRAYLLYADGSYSEAKSSMDQFVSKAEKSRVQPADQGLLGLISAGLAQTETDAAKKTALNADAQQKIAIAKAAKDETMNWDLELVKIKGGGGVNQAAVDAGPTTPEIETLKKQVATSPQDTDALFKLANAYQEAKNWNGAIQSWQKMSGLLPDWAPAYYSQGYSYQQAGNNELAKIAYEKFISTVKPADLEANKETLSYAYFAVAYLVKDSDPAKAKTYAAKSVELNPAYQDAVNLNKSLNK; encoded by the coding sequence ATGAATTTAACAAAAAAAGTTGCTTTAGGTGTTGCGGTAGGATTTTTCTCAAACTTTGCTTTTGCTCAAACACTGCAGGAAGGTGTTGCAAATGCCGACAGTCATAAATACGCAAAAGCTAAGACAGTTTTTACTGAGATGATCGCAAAATCTCCTACGGCAGAAAATTATTTTTATTTAGGTAACTCATATCTTACCCAGTTCGAACCTAATTTCGATATGGCGCAGGAAAACTTTAATAAAGGATTAGCTGCTGACAAAAAGAGTAATCTTAATAAGATTGGGTTAGCATCAGTTAAGTTAGGTAAAGGTGATAAATCTGCATTAACAGAAATTCAGAATATAGTAAAGGATGCTAAGGATAAAGATGCTGAAGTTTTATACAGAGCTGCTGAAGCTTTGACGATATTTGGCGGGGCTTCTCAAGCTGACCTTGCAATTGATTATTTGAACAGAGCTGTAGAGAAATCGCAGAAAGCAGGAACTCCTGCATATTATTACTATACTTTAGGAGATGCTTATCGTTTAAAACTAACGAATAGTCCGCAAGTTGCTGGATCAGCAATGACGGCTTACGATAAAGCTTTACCGGTTGCTAAGAACAAAGCCTCTGTGTATACCAGAATAGGTACACTGTGGATGCAGGCGCAGCAATGGCAGAAAGCAAAAGAAAGTATTGACCGTGCTATTGCGGCGGATGCTACTTATGCTCCGGCCTATAAAGCTAAGGCTGCTTATGATATCAGATATCAGCAGAACGCACTGGCGACTCAGGATCTGATGAATTATGCAAAATATGCTGATGAAGATCCGGATACCCAGTTAGAAATTTCAAAGTTATTCTTCACCAATGAAGATTATGCTAACTCAAAACTGTATCTTGATAAAGTATTCGATAAAGTGAATGATCCTATTAAGTATAAACTACGAGCTTATTTACTTTATGCTGATGGTAGTTATTCTGAAGCGAAAAGCAGTATGGATCAGTTTGTATCAAAAGCAGAGAAGTCAAGAGTTCAGCCTGCTGATCAGGGATTATTAGGTCTGATTTCGGCAGGATTGGCGCAGACAGAAACAGATGCAGCTAAGAAGACTGCTTTGAATGCAGATGCACAGCAAAAAATTGCGATTGCAAAAGCTGCTAAAGATGAAACAATGAACTGGGACTTAGAATTGGTTAAGATTAAAGGTGGCGGCGGTGTTAACCAAGCTGCGGTTGATGCAGGTCCAACAACCCCTGAAATTGAAACCCTTAAAAAGCAGGTTGCTACAAGTCCACAGGATACTGATGCCTTGTTTAAACTGGCGAATGCATATCAGGAAGCTAAAAACTGGAACGGCGCAATTCAATCATGGCAAAAGATGAGCGGTTTGCTCCCCGATTGGGCTCCTGCTTATTACAGCCAGGGATATTCATACCAACAGGCTGGTAACAATGAATTGGCAAAAATTGCTTACGAGAAATTCATCAGTACAGTAAAACCTGCCGATTTAGAAGCCAACAAAGAAACGCTTTCGTACGCATATTTTGCGGTAGCTTATTTGGTAAAAGACAGTGATCCGGCTAAGGCTAAGACTTATGCAGCGAAATCGGTTGAATTGAATCCTGCTTACCAGGATGCGGTAAACTTAAATAAGTCGCTTAACAAGTAA
- the ctlX gene encoding citrulline utilization hydrolase CtlX, which produces MQTASTVLMVEPVAFGYNSQTAENNYFQIEQKDADTQTKALQEFNNFVAQLKSKGVNVITVKDTLEPHSPDSIFPNNWVSFHSDGKVVLYPMFAPNRRVERRTDILEILKDNGFEISEIDDLSHFENQEKFLEGTGSMIFDHDHKIAYGSVSLRLDEELFRQFCTKFGFRPVVFHSYQNAGSERLPIYHTNVMMCVADKFVVICLECIDDELEREKVQEVIKSSGKEIIEISEDQLQQFAGNMLQVQNNDGDKFLVMSESAYKSLAAEQISAIEKYCEIIHSDLNTIETNGGGSARCMLAEVFLPKSK; this is translated from the coding sequence ATGCAAACAGCCAGCACCGTTCTGATGGTAGAACCTGTCGCTTTCGGATACAATTCCCAGACAGCGGAAAATAATTACTTTCAGATCGAGCAGAAAGATGCTGACACCCAGACCAAAGCACTCCAGGAATTCAACAATTTTGTTGCTCAATTAAAGAGTAAAGGAGTTAATGTTATTACAGTAAAAGATACTTTGGAGCCACACTCTCCCGACTCGATTTTCCCAAACAACTGGGTAAGTTTCCATAGCGACGGCAAAGTTGTTCTGTACCCGATGTTTGCACCAAACAGAAGGGTTGAGCGCCGTACTGATATTTTAGAAATCCTTAAAGATAATGGTTTTGAAATTTCAGAAATCGATGATTTATCCCACTTTGAAAATCAGGAAAAATTTCTGGAAGGAACCGGAAGTATGATTTTCGATCATGACCATAAAATTGCTTACGGTTCTGTTTCACTGAGGTTAGATGAAGAACTTTTCCGACAGTTTTGTACGAAATTCGGTTTCAGGCCTGTTGTTTTTCATTCCTATCAGAATGCCGGCAGCGAAAGACTGCCGATTTATCATACGAATGTAATGATGTGTGTGGCCGATAAATTTGTGGTGATTTGCCTGGAATGTATTGATGATGAACTGGAGCGTGAAAAAGTTCAAGAAGTTATAAAATCGTCCGGAAAAGAAATCATTGAAATCTCCGAAGATCAGCTGCAGCAGTTCGCCGGGAATATGCTTCAGGTACAAAATAACGACGGTGATAAATTTTTAGTAATGAGCGAAAGCGCGTATAAATCACTGGCTGCCGAACAGATATCAGCTATAGAGAAATACTGCGAAATCATCCATTCAGATTTAAATACAATTGAAACAAATGGCGGGGGAAGCGCAAGATGCATGTTGGCGGAAGTGTTTTTGCCGAAGAGTAAGTAA
- a CDS encoding copper homeostasis protein CutC, whose translation MLEIACFEITSAETALKSVADRIEFCADIALGGTTPDFYEFLHLKRTFNTPVYVMIRPKGGSFYYSDAEFTAMKSSIITFREAGAHGFVFGVLNAHSEIDEQKNSELLTLAGDVPCTFHRAFDRTPDLEKSIKTLIRLGFKTVLTSGGKPTAIEGKENLKKLIEKYGDRIEILIGGGVRSENISELKEFTGGTSFHSSAILKYESFASDDEIKKLKMQSS comes from the coding sequence ATGTTAGAAATTGCCTGTTTTGAAATCACTTCTGCTGAAACTGCCTTGAAGTCAGTTGCCGACCGGATCGAATTTTGCGCTGATATCGCGCTTGGCGGAACTACTCCCGATTTCTATGAATTCCTTCACCTCAAAAGAACTTTTAATACTCCGGTTTATGTAATGATCAGGCCAAAAGGAGGTTCGTTTTATTATTCCGATGCCGAATTTACAGCAATGAAAAGCAGTATAATTACTTTCAGGGAAGCGGGAGCTCACGGTTTTGTATTTGGAGTTTTAAATGCGCACAGCGAAATTGATGAACAGAAGAATTCTGAACTTCTTACACTTGCCGGCGATGTCCCCTGCACTTTTCACCGTGCTTTTGACCGGACACCGGATCTGGAAAAATCCATTAAGACATTAATAAGGCTCGGTTTTAAAACAGTTTTAACTTCAGGCGGAAAACCCACAGCGATTGAAGGGAAGGAAAACCTTAAAAAACTGATAGAAAAATATGGTGACCGGATTGAAATCCTGATTGGCGGCGGAGTACGTTCAGAAAATATTTCGGAACTTAAAGAGTTTACCGGCGGAACAAGTTTTCATTCGTCCGCAATTTTAAAGTACGAGTCTTTTGCCAGCGATGACGAAATTAAGAAACTTAAAATGCAGAGTTCTTAG
- a CDS encoding energy transducer TonB, which yields MAEDNTYNSTPTLDEIVFENRNKAYGAYDLRTSYRSILTKSFIFGTILFLVAAITPFVIMKIKQMNAKETTEVNANLIDILPEEQIIEEIKEEEPPPPPPPPKEEPQQEVIQNVVPEPVKAPKVETPPPPITKQLETTTGLVNQEGVKTPTYTPPPPPPGPTKSTTVEVKPQVSETQVYTEVEQLAEFPGGINSFRSKVNSSFDTSVMDGDEGTVKTEVTFVVERDGSITDVKANGSNKDFNAEAIRTVKSIKNKWAPAKINGQSVRYRFRMPLTMQFE from the coding sequence ATGGCAGAAGACAATACATACAACAGTACTCCAACATTGGATGAAATTGTATTTGAAAACAGAAATAAAGCCTATGGAGCCTATGACTTGCGAACAAGTTACAGATCCATTTTAACAAAGTCTTTTATTTTTGGAACCATTCTGTTTTTGGTAGCTGCAATCACTCCGTTTGTCATCATGAAGATCAAGCAGATGAATGCAAAAGAAACTACCGAGGTAAATGCCAATTTAATTGACATTCTACCGGAAGAGCAGATCATTGAGGAAATAAAAGAAGAAGAACCGCCACCACCACCGCCACCACCAAAAGAAGAGCCTCAACAGGAGGTAATTCAGAACGTAGTTCCGGAACCGGTGAAAGCACCAAAAGTAGAAACTCCACCGCCGCCAATTACCAAGCAGCTTGAAACTACAACAGGTTTAGTAAATCAGGAAGGGGTTAAAACTCCAACGTATACACCTCCGCCGCCGCCGCCGGGACCAACCAAATCTACAACAGTAGAAGTTAAGCCACAGGTTTCTGAAACCCAGGTTTACACAGAAGTTGAGCAGTTAGCTGAATTCCCTGGAGGTATTAATTCATTCAGAAGTAAAGTAAACAGCAGTTTCGATACTTCGGTAATGGATGGTGATGAAGGAACAGTGAAAACTGAAGTTACATTTGTTGTTGAGAGAGACGGTAGCATTACTGATGTGAAAGCAAACGGATCTAATAAAGATTTTAATGCAGAAGCGATCAGAACTGTAAAATCAATCAAGAATAAATGGGCTCCTGCGAAAATAAACGGTCAGTCTGTTCGATACAGATTCAGAATGCCGCTTACCATGCAGTTCGAATAA
- a CDS encoding dimethylarginine dimethylaminohydrolase family protein, whose product MKLNIHNETSKLKSVVLGMPNSIGTPHSLKESFDAKSYHSLQNGTYPKENDIVHEMTEFEKVLLKHGVEVYRPHLIENYNQVFARDVAFVIEDKMIISNIIQDRYDEQDAYRKIFARVGWKKIINLPDTAHIEGGDVIVWNDFLFIGTCFSEDYRNFKTARTNEYAIEILKEYFPKKRIIDLELKKNDTDPFQGILHLDCTFNPVGKDKCIIYKDGFVDESDYRLLIDIFGEENCFHVTKQEMFEMNPNIFSISENIVVSDSSFTRMNNHLRGEWGITVEEIPYREISKMGGLLRCSTLPLARE is encoded by the coding sequence ATGAAACTCAATATCCATAACGAAACCTCAAAACTTAAATCTGTTGTACTCGGAATGCCAAATTCCATTGGCACCCCACATTCTCTAAAAGAAAGCTTCGATGCGAAGTCTTATCACTCACTCCAAAACGGGACTTATCCAAAAGAGAATGACATCGTTCACGAGATGACCGAGTTCGAAAAAGTACTTTTGAAACACGGCGTGGAAGTTTACCGCCCGCATCTTATTGAAAATTACAATCAGGTTTTTGCCCGCGATGTTGCCTTTGTTATTGAGGATAAAATGATTATCTCTAATATCATTCAAGACAGATACGATGAGCAGGATGCGTACCGTAAAATATTTGCGCGAGTAGGCTGGAAGAAAATTATAAATCTGCCCGACACCGCTCATATCGAAGGTGGTGACGTGATTGTGTGGAATGATTTTCTGTTCATCGGAACCTGCTTCTCTGAAGATTACAGAAACTTTAAAACCGCCAGGACCAACGAATATGCGATTGAAATCCTTAAAGAATATTTCCCAAAGAAAAGAATCATAGATCTTGAACTGAAGAAAAACGATACTGATCCGTTCCAGGGGATTTTACATCTGGACTGCACTTTCAATCCGGTGGGGAAAGATAAATGTATCATCTATAAAGACGGCTTTGTGGATGAGAGCGATTACAGGCTTCTGATTGACATTTTCGGAGAAGAAAACTGCTTCCATGTTACGAAGCAGGAAATGTTCGAAATGAATCCTAACATCTTTTCGATTTCCGAAAATATTGTAGTTTCCGACAGTTCATTTACCAGAATGAACAATCATCTTCGAGGTGAATGGGGGATAACGGTGGAGGAAATTCCGTACCGCGAAATATCGAAGATGGGAGGTCTGCTGCGTTGCTCTACCTTACCTCTTGCCCGGGAATAA
- a CDS encoding ExbD/TolR family protein → MARVKPKRHNIRVDMTAMTDVSFLLLTFFILTAQFNVPDVETVTTPSSISEKLLPDASLMTVLSTTDGKFYFTPVDNGTERMQLLDKMGEKYGLKFTNQEKVEFTKVQSVGVPMNQLKGYLNLSEEDKKAFKSQTGVPLDSTNKQLIDWVQQSLAVNPGYKLAIKGDVETKYPKVKALFEGLRDIDFLKFWLITSQEVAQ, encoded by the coding sequence ATGGCGAGAGTCAAACCAAAAAGACATAATATAAGGGTAGATATGACGGCGATGACCGATGTATCATTTCTACTCCTTACGTTCTTTATCCTCACGGCTCAGTTCAATGTTCCTGATGTCGAGACGGTAACCACGCCATCTTCTATATCTGAAAAGCTTCTTCCGGACGCCAGTTTGATGACTGTTCTCAGTACAACAGATGGTAAATTCTACTTTACACCAGTAGATAACGGAACCGAAAGAATGCAACTTCTTGATAAAATGGGAGAGAAGTATGGATTGAAATTTACGAATCAGGAAAAAGTGGAGTTCACCAAAGTGCAGTCCGTAGGAGTGCCGATGAACCAGCTTAAAGGTTATCTCAATCTTTCTGAAGAGGATAAAAAAGCATTTAAAAGCCAAACAGGAGTTCCGCTTGACAGCACAAACAAACAGTTAATCGACTGGGTACAGCAGAGTTTAGCAGTGAATCCTGGTTATAAATTGGCAATTAAGGGCGATGTTGAGACTAAATATCCTAAGGTTAAAGCACTGTTCGAAGGACTAAGAGATATTGATTTCTTGAAGTTCTGGTTAATAACAAGTCAGGAAGTAGCACAATAA
- a CDS encoding DUF3817 domain-containing protein, with the protein MNIIENFFAKYPQDKIVKWFKQVCLAEAISWFFLFSAMVWIRYDREGILPTIYIIIVGNIHGLFFTFYLLLLLPARKIFEWDDEDTVFALLAAFFPFATIWADKKLGRFDREGN; encoded by the coding sequence ATGAACATCATAGAAAATTTTTTCGCTAAATATCCTCAGGATAAAATCGTGAAATGGTTTAAGCAGGTATGTCTTGCGGAAGCAATTTCATGGTTTTTCCTCTTCTCGGCCATGGTATGGATAAGATACGATAGAGAGGGAATTCTGCCTACAATTTATATCATCATTGTAGGAAACATTCACGGACTGTTTTTTACATTTTATCTGCTGCTGCTGCTGCCTGCAAGGAAAATTTTTGAGTGGGATGACGAGGATACCGTTTTTGCACTATTGGCTGCTTTTTTTCCTTTTGCAACCATCTGGGCAGATAAAAAACTTGGCAGATTTGACAGAGAAGGAAATTAA
- a CDS encoding TonB-dependent receptor domain-containing protein, with translation MKKLIISLSLLTGIITYSQETPKTDSAKVQNIQEVLMTKKVFKKESDRFVYDISNAPVAKGNTTFDILKQTPLISSTDESTLKIAGKNNAVIYIDGRKSNMDAQSLAQFLKNTPAENIQKIEVITMPGSEFQVDASDGIINIVMKKKMTNGLNGNMRMASTANIYSDNSGSFSANYRKDKLGVSANLSGGENIRAQSYILKNGNSNATNESVGDIVDPNQNLGGYLNIDYQLTEKSNVALTWNTWANKSYNSTVDLFNTIRTLEGNIWKTNYTRSKNKEDARSYNNSLNLNYELKTDSLGSKLNLNAAYLNYKRFQTTENNTFVSTANGTDLYKSKYVEQNLPQLIDNFSGMADYIQKFNKDLTISVGGNYNKTKTDNDTKSITSVLNEDESLAVLYDENGILLDNPKNEPNHFLYDENIYGIYLTVEKKFSDKFSGKAGTRYEITKSVGTSDNAQDISLRRIERNYSNVLPYISLNYAINDNNNLSYAFSSRMRRPSFWEINPVKNILTENNYVQNNPFVKASSSYNHELTYMFKNSYFLILNHSLQKDVITQVPLQGIPVRADGKEETRNQLRYIRTNFGDKQEMSAMFGIQKAFFKQAWTTNFNIGVQHNRNKGSLSVDPTTGDIFPMYTNNTNSTSFVIQMNNNIRLDQKKTWFAGINFFYVDQQQIELGMLKDLASLDLSIKKIWNAWTFTVNLNDILKTNIVEVEDYQQNGNYNYVQNNMYRQSVGASIVYNFGNQKVKKVRNIENASDEIKSRTR, from the coding sequence ATGAAAAAACTTATTATTTCACTTTCACTTCTTACAGGAATTATAACCTACAGTCAGGAGACACCAAAAACGGATTCTGCAAAAGTGCAGAATATACAGGAAGTTCTGATGACTAAGAAAGTCTTCAAAAAAGAAAGCGACCGGTTCGTATATGATATTTCAAATGCACCTGTTGCTAAAGGAAATACGACGTTTGATATTCTTAAGCAGACCCCTCTTATTTCCAGCACTGATGAGAGTACCTTAAAAATCGCAGGTAAAAATAATGCTGTAATTTATATTGACGGCAGAAAATCGAATATGGATGCCCAATCTCTGGCTCAATTTTTAAAAAATACTCCAGCTGAAAATATTCAGAAAATAGAAGTTATTACAATGCCTGGAAGTGAATTTCAGGTGGATGCTTCAGACGGAATCATCAATATTGTAATGAAGAAAAAAATGACTAACGGTCTTAACGGAAACATGAGGATGGCGAGTACTGCAAATATTTACAGCGACAACTCAGGCAGTTTTTCAGCAAATTACCGAAAGGATAAGTTGGGAGTCTCAGCCAATCTGTCAGGCGGCGAAAATATCAGAGCCCAGTCCTACATTTTGAAAAACGGAAACAGTAATGCCACTAACGAATCTGTAGGAGACATTGTTGATCCTAACCAAAATCTCGGCGGATATCTGAATATCGATTATCAACTGACCGAAAAATCCAATGTAGCGTTAACCTGGAATACCTGGGCAAACAAGAGTTATAATTCTACGGTAGACCTTTTTAATACCATTAGAACTCTGGAAGGTAATATTTGGAAGACCAATTATACGAGGTCCAAAAATAAAGAAGATGCCCGCTCGTACAACAACAGTCTGAATCTGAATTATGAACTGAAAACCGACAGCCTGGGAAGTAAATTGAATTTGAACGCCGCATACTTAAATTATAAGAGATTCCAGACGACTGAAAATAATACTTTTGTTTCCACAGCAAACGGAACAGATCTGTATAAATCAAAGTATGTGGAACAAAATCTTCCCCAACTGATTGATAATTTTTCCGGGATGGCAGACTACATTCAGAAGTTTAATAAAGATCTCACCATTTCTGTAGGAGGAAATTACAACAAAACCAAAACGGATAATGATACCAAAAGTATAACTTCAGTACTAAATGAAGACGAATCTTTAGCCGTGCTTTACGATGAAAACGGAATTTTATTAGATAATCCGAAAAATGAGCCGAACCATTTTCTTTACGACGAAAATATTTATGGCATTTATCTTACTGTTGAAAAAAAGTTCTCCGACAAATTCTCCGGAAAGGCGGGTACACGTTATGAAATTACCAAAAGTGTGGGAACCTCCGACAATGCACAGGATATAAGCCTTAGACGTATCGAACGTAATTACAGTAATGTATTGCCTTACATAAGTCTGAATTATGCGATCAACGATAACAATAATCTTTCATACGCGTTTTCCAGCAGAATGAGGAGGCCAAGTTTCTGGGAGATTAATCCTGTGAAGAATATTCTTACCGAGAACAATTATGTACAGAACAATCCGTTTGTAAAGGCTTCTTCATCTTACAATCATGAACTTACTTATATGTTCAAGAACTCTTATTTTCTTATTTTAAATCACTCTCTGCAAAAAGATGTCATCACGCAGGTTCCGTTGCAGGGAATTCCGGTTCGTGCCGATGGTAAGGAAGAAACGCGGAATCAACTCCGCTATATCCGCACCAATTTTGGCGATAAGCAGGAAATGTCGGCAATGTTCGGTATTCAGAAGGCTTTCTTCAAGCAGGCGTGGACTACCAATTTTAATATTGGCGTTCAGCACAACAGAAATAAAGGAAGCTTAAGTGTGGACCCTACAACCGGAGATATTTTCCCGATGTATACCAATAACACCAACTCAACAAGTTTTGTGATTCAGATGAACAATAATATCCGTTTGGATCAAAAGAAAACCTGGTTCGCAGGAATAAACTTCTTTTATGTTGACCAGCAGCAGATTGAACTCGGAATGCTGAAAGATCTTGCAAGTCTGGATCTGAGTATAAAAAAGATATGGAATGCCTGGACTTTTACCGTGAACTTAAATGACATCCTGAAAACAAATATTGTTGAAGTTGAAGATTATCAGCAGAACGGTAACTATAATTATGTACAGAACAATATGTACAGACAAAGTGTCGGTGCAAGTATTGTATACAATTTCGGGAACCAAAAGGTTAAAAAAGTAAGAAACATCGAGAATGCATCAGATGAAATAAAGTCCAGAACCAGATAA
- a CDS encoding PstS family phosphate ABC transporter substrate-binding protein, whose translation MKNNFQILVILLLTFFVSCKKTEKVLVDDPQQGSITIAADESFRSVSEALTQRYMALNPKTKINLVIKKEDLAFLDLLENKVRVIVMSRELSDEEKQAYKNKIDMDLVPAKFAADAVVFVVSKNSVRESISIGEIDKELNSENKNIIFDGTNSSNLNFVAQKLNKKPSELKFSIINGNRNIIDEINKHPEKIGAISLNTISRPYDKESQDLRNSIKIIPVIQNQKPVMPELANIRNMNYPFTRFLYFITNEAYYGLGNGLIRFSCQQLGQIVVQKEGLQPYYIFKREVQMR comes from the coding sequence ATGAAGAATAATTTTCAGATTTTAGTAATTCTCCTGCTTACCTTTTTCGTTTCCTGTAAAAAGACAGAGAAAGTTCTCGTCGATGACCCGCAGCAAGGTTCAATTACAATTGCTGCCGATGAATCTTTCCGAAGCGTTTCAGAGGCATTAACTCAACGATATATGGCGCTTAATCCTAAAACCAAAATTAATTTGGTGATTAAAAAGGAAGACCTGGCATTTCTCGATTTGCTTGAAAACAAAGTTAGGGTTATCGTGATGTCGAGAGAATTGAGTGACGAGGAAAAGCAGGCCTACAAAAATAAGATCGATATGGATCTGGTTCCCGCCAAATTTGCTGCAGACGCGGTGGTTTTTGTCGTATCAAAGAATTCGGTTCGTGAATCAATTTCTATCGGCGAAATTGATAAAGAATTAAATTCTGAGAATAAGAATATTATTTTTGATGGTACAAATTCCAGTAATTTAAATTTTGTAGCGCAGAAGCTCAACAAAAAACCATCTGAGTTGAAGTTTTCAATTATTAACGGGAACAGGAATATTATCGATGAGATTAACAAACATCCGGAAAAGATTGGAGCAATAAGTCTGAATACAATAAGCAGACCTTATGATAAGGAATCGCAGGATCTGCGAAATTCCATTAAAATTATTCCTGTAATTCAAAACCAAAAACCTGTGATGCCTGAATTGGCTAACATTAGAAATATGAATTATCCTTTTACAAGATTTTTATATTTTATTACCAACGAAGCATATTACGGTTTAGGAAACGGTTTAATACGGTTTTCATGTCAGCAGTTAGGACAGATCGTTGTGCAAAAAGAAGGTCTACAGCCCTATTATATTTTCAAGAGAGAGGTACAGATGCGTTAA
- a CDS encoding ExbD/TolR family protein has product MAEVQVKDSSGKGGKVRSQKQPPHVDLTPMVDLAFLLITFFMLVTTFNKPNVMDLGLPAKPKDPQQQPDTEIDLSNSISLIIGKDNRIFYHQVAAADLNEQTLQETSFDREGITKVIEQAKARAKDQTKFTVIIKPTDDAVYKNFVDILDEMAITKNEIYGITDVKSNEQAVYEKKVGATSAPAAPAADTN; this is encoded by the coding sequence ATGGCAGAAGTACAAGTAAAAGACAGTAGCGGGAAAGGTGGAAAGGTGCGCTCGCAGAAGCAGCCGCCCCACGTAGATTTAACCCCAATGGTGGATTTGGCGTTCCTTTTGATCACGTTCTTTATGTTGGTTACAACTTTCAACAAACCGAATGTGATGGATTTAGGTCTTCCGGCAAAACCGAAAGATCCACAGCAACAGCCAGATACAGAGATTGATTTATCCAACTCAATATCATTGATTATAGGAAAAGACAACAGGATTTTTTATCACCAGGTAGCTGCGGCAGACCTTAATGAGCAAACGCTGCAGGAAACATCTTTTGATAGAGAAGGGATTACAAAAGTAATCGAGCAGGCAAAGGCAAGAGCGAAAGATCAAACGAAATTTACAGTGATCATTAAGCCGACTGACGATGCAGTATATAAGAACTTTGTAGACATTCTTGACGAAATGGCCATTACCAAAAATGAAATATACGGTATTACCGATGTTAAAAGTAATGAACAGGCTGTTTATGAGAAAAAAGTGGGTGCAACTTCAGCGCCGGCAGCTCCAGCAGCTGACACTAACTAG
- the nadD gene encoding nicotinate (nicotinamide) nucleotide adenylyltransferase, translated as MKKIGLFFGSFNPIHIGHLILANYILENSDMDELWFVVSPQNPFKDKKSLLKDHNRLDMVQLAIKNYPNMRASSVEFSLPKPSYTIDTLAYLHEKYPDYSFALIMGEDNLNGLTKWKNSENLIANHQIIVYPRAFEGEKKDHEYLQHENISLIKAPVIEISATEIRSMIKAGKNVRPMLPPEVFEYLDGSAFYK; from the coding sequence ATGAAGAAAATAGGTTTGTTTTTCGGAAGTTTCAATCCCATTCATATTGGTCATTTAATTTTGGCGAACTATATTCTCGAAAATTCTGATATGGATGAACTTTGGTTTGTTGTAAGCCCCCAGAATCCTTTTAAAGACAAAAAATCGCTGCTCAAAGATCATAACCGCCTAGATATGGTGCAGTTGGCCATTAAAAATTATCCGAATATGAGAGCGTCAAGTGTGGAGTTCTCGCTGCCTAAACCCAGTTATACGATTGACACGCTGGCTTATCTTCATGAAAAATATCCCGATTATTCCTTTGCACTGATTATGGGTGAAGACAATCTGAACGGACTGACAAAATGGAAGAATTCTGAAAATTTAATAGCAAATCACCAGATTATTGTTTATCCGCGCGCTTTTGAAGGGGAGAAAAAAGATCATGAGTATTTGCAACACGAAAATATCTCGCTAATTAAGGCTCCGGTGATCGAGATTTCAGCTACAGAGATCCGGAGTATGATAAAAGCAGGAAAAAATGTGAGACCAATGCTGCCGCCGGAAGTTTTTGAATATCTCGACGGAAGCGCATTTTATAAATAG